The Candidatus Zixiibacteriota bacterium region ATGCAGCTGCAACTTTTCTTCCAGATGTCCCATGTCAGAATGCTTGTAGGTGTCGGTCTGGGCTTTGCACAGGCGCATTCCATCGACTATGGAAGCATGCACTAGACGGTCGGCAATCATCACATCCTGTTCGGTCAACAGAGCCTCAAAGACCCCGGCATTGGCATCCATGCAGGAGGGAAAGAGAATGGTATCTTCCGTCCCGAGAAAACGAGTCAGTTTCTGCTCCAGTTCCTTATGGATATCCTGCGTTCCGCAGATAAAACGGACCGAAGACATCCCATAGCCGCGAAAATCAAGCCCCTTGCGGGCGGCTTCGACCACTTCGGGGTGCGATGAGAGCCCCAGATAATTGTTGGCGCACATATTTATGACGCGCTTGCGCTCCGCTCCGGCCGGAAATTCAACTTCTATTTCAGAATTCTGGGGAGCACAGATAATTCGCTCTTCCTTGAATATGCCAGATTCCCGAATATTGCCGAGTTCCGCCCGGTAGAGTTCTCTGATTGCATCAGGAAATGCCATATTTCACCTACTGCACGTTAAAGTCTTTAAGAAGAGCCACAATATTATTAACAGTGTCAAACGCTTCCGGAGTGGCTTTGGCATCCGGAATCTGAATCTTGTATCTTGTTTCCAGAAAGCGCTTCAGGGAAACCATCGAGAATGAATCAACTATGCCACCGGAAATAAGAGGGGTATCGTACCCGACCTCACGGTCGTCGTCTTCCTCCAGATATTCGTTCTTAACATAGTTCAATATAACTTCACGAACCTCTGCCATGGCAAATACTCCTTTATCTCAATTAATCATTTTCGAGGGTTGATGTATCCCCGATTTCTTCGCCCCATTCTTTGGCGCGAAGAAGCCGGCGCATGATTTTTCCGCTCCTGGTCTTGGGCAGAGAATCGACAAACTCTACCTCCTGCGGCATCGCCAATGGGGAAAGTTTCTTGCGGATGAAATTCATTATGTCGAGCTCCAGCTCCTGAGATGGGCTGTTGCCCGGTTTTAAGGCAATGAATGCCTTTACCACTTCCATATTGACCGGGTCCGGCTTGCCGACCACCGCCGATTCGGCGACTGCCGGATGTTCCAGTAACGCCGATTCAATCTCGAACGGCCCGACCAGATGTCCTCCGGTATTGATAACGTCATCATCTCTTCCCACAAACCAGTAATAACCATCTTCATCGATGCTGGCGCGGTCGCCGCAGATATACCATCCATTCTTAAACTTGCTTTGATAGGTGGCTTCATTGCGCCAATAGGTGCGAAACATGGAGGGCCATCCAGGTTTGAGGGCAATGAGTCCGACAACGCCCGGCTTATTGACCGGCTGATATGTCTTCAAATCAACTACCGTGGCCGTAACACCCGGAAAAGGCTTGCCCATCGAGCCCGCTTTGATCGACATCTCCGGATAGTTGGAAATGACAATGCTGCCGGTTTCGGTCTGCCAAAAAGTATCATGGAACGGCAATCCAAAAACCTTCTTTGACCAGTGCACCGCTTCGGCATTGAGCGGCTCGCCGACCGAGCAAAGATGTCGGAGCGACGAAAGATTACAGCGCCGCACCACCTCCTCCCCTTCTTTCATGAGAGAACGAATGGCAGTCGGGGCGGAATACCAGACGGTTATTTTGTACTTTTCAATGAAACGGTACCAGGTTTCGGCTTTGAATCCGGCATCGAGGACGCATTGAGTAATGCCATTCGCCCAGGGACCGATGACGCCATAGGACGTTCCGGTCACCCAGCCCGGGTCGGCGGTGCACCAGTAGATATCATCCTCACGCAAATCCAGCACATAGCGGGTGGTGATGTACTGCGAAATCAGCGAATAATGGACATGTTGCGCCCCCTTTGGCTTACCCGTCGTGCCGGAGGTATAATGGAGAACTGAGGGCGTTTCCGCGCGGGAAGGATAAATATCGAATCTTTCCAGACGCGGCGCCTTCTCCATGTGAAACGCTACCTCCTTCTCCCGAAGCGGTTTGGAACCATCGTCATCAACAACAATAATATGCTTGAGATATGGAAGCGACTCCAGGATGTT contains the following coding sequences:
- the acsA gene encoding acetate--CoA ligase → MPNMGRYEEVVNRFSWEISEKELGYRPGDVINIGEYCTDRNLRLGRKDRLALIWEGHGGEVRKYTFYDLSVLTNTIAGFLKSLGLKPGDRICLFMDRIPELYFGFLGILKMGGIAQPLFSAFGSESLITRLDDAQTAAIITQRKHLPKVRNILESLPYLKHIIVVDDDGSKPLREKEVAFHMEKAPRLERFDIYPSRAETPSVLHYTSGTTGKPKGAQHVHYSLISQYITTRYVLDLREDDIYWCTADPGWVTGTSYGVIGPWANGITQCVLDAGFKAETWYRFIEKYKITVWYSAPTAIRSLMKEGEEVVRRCNLSSLRHLCSVGEPLNAEAVHWSKKVFGLPFHDTFWQTETGSIVISNYPEMSIKAGSMGKPFPGVTATVVDLKTYQPVNKPGVVGLIALKPGWPSMFRTYWRNEATYQSKFKNGWYICGDRASIDEDGYYWFVGRDDDVINTGGHLVGPFEIESALLEHPAVAESAVVGKPDPVNMEVVKAFIALKPGNSPSQELELDIMNFIRKKLSPLAMPQEVEFVDSLPKTRSGKIMRRLLRAKEWGEEIGDTSTLEND
- a CDS encoding acyl carrier protein — its product is MAEVREVILNYVKNEYLEEDDDREVGYDTPLISGGIVDSFSMVSLKRFLETRYKIQIPDAKATPEAFDTVNNIVALLKDFNVQ